Proteins encoded together in one Heliangelus exortis chromosome 13, bHelExo1.hap1, whole genome shotgun sequence window:
- the CALB2 gene encoding LOW QUALITY PROTEIN: calretinin (The sequence of the model RefSeq protein was modified relative to this genomic sequence to represent the inferred CDS: substituted 1 base at 1 genomic stop codon) — translation MAGRQREMAGPQQAPHLHLAELTASQFLDVWRHFDADGNGYIEGKELENFFQELESARKGAGVDSKKDNLGDKMREFMHKYDKNSDGRIEMAELAQILPTEENFLLCFRQHVGSSSEFMEAWRRYDTDRSGYIEANELKGFLSDLLKKANRHYDEPKLQEYTQTILRMFDMNGDGKLGLSEMSRLLPVQKSGKEAGQGXGGSSQEKTLLYPLFIQDGSGFIDENELDALLKDLSEKNKKEMNIQQLTSYRKSIMNLSDGGKLYRKELELVLCNEPPM, via the exons ATGGCCGGGCGGCAGCGGGAGATGGCCGGCCCGCAGCAAGCCCCGCACCTCCACCTGGCCGAGCTCACCGCATCACAGTTCCTCGACGTCTGGCGGCACTTCGACGCGGACG GAAATGGCTACATCGAAGGCAAAGAGCTGGAAAACTTTTTCCAGGAGCTGGAAAGTGCGAGGAAGGGGGCGGGTGTG GACTCCAAAAAGGACAACTTGGGTGACAAGATGAGGGAGTTCATGCACAAGTATGACAAAAACTCGGATGGCAGAATTGAGATGGCAGAG ctggcCCAGATCCTGCCCACGGAGGAGAATTTCCTGCTGTGTTTCCGCCAGCACGTGGGCTCCAGCTCGGAGTTCATggag GCCTGGCGCAGGTACGACACCGACCGCAGCGGCTACATCGAAGCCAACGAGCTGAAG GGCTTCTTGTCGGACCTGCTGAAGAAGGCAAACAGACACTACGATGAGCCCAAGCTGCAGGAGTACACCCAGACCATC CTGCGGATGTTTGACATGAATGGTGATGGGAAGCTGGGCCTCTCCGAGATGTCCCG ACTTTTGCCTGTGCAAAAGTCTGGAAAAGAAGCAGGGCAGGGATAAGGGGGAAGCAGCCAGGAAAAGACACTTCTTTA ccccctctttatCCAGGATGGCAGTGGCTTCATTGATGAGAACGAGCTGGATGCACTTTTGAAAGACCTCTctgagaagaacaaaaaa GAGATGAACATCCAGCAGCTCACCAGCTACAGGAAGAGCATCATGAACCTCTCGGATGGGGGCAAACTCTACCGCAAGGAGCTGGAGCTCGTGCTCTGCAATGAGCCCCCCATGTAG